One window from the genome of Parasteatoda tepidariorum isolate YZ-2023 chromosome 8, CAS_Ptep_4.0, whole genome shotgun sequence encodes:
- the LOC107436221 gene encoding beta-secretase 1 — protein MLLSVLSFAFYLYCCWCQVLYYEYDVEGEAQHGFYVTITIGRPPQNIKLLIDTGSANFAVAVTPPLKSGSNNFFRYSNSNTFVKTSSHIAIQYVQGNWSGFLATDIVYVEKNRYVRCAIACMSDVHNVFDINSMFSGILGLAYPAVAKPNSSISPFFDAIRKAQNINDVFSISLCGPSFSDSRGSDGKLHFGFISARYYSGKIMYSPITRERLYEITLTTLRVGSKEIAVNCEELNDPRSSVDTGTTQLLVSSLVYNEIISKIKLHVSEEESQSGVVGNVSKFWLNDTAACVPKMYFNISLFPDLFISFYHTDNSYFNLVISPELYLLPFQEFSIENTCFTLGIGVSDVGTIVGSTLLKGYYVVFDRANKRIGFANSSFCLKEMSFVTMPSFLDSANFSNCKCVENNVQNDSITAGTIILLVFILILAVLLLYRIIVWVQAIRFQYSNNHLDTSNLVEEDDKL, from the coding sequence ATGTTGTTGAGTGTTCTTTCATTTGCCTTCTATTTGTATTGTTGTTGGTGCCAAGTACTGTACTATGAATACGATGTTGAAGGGGAAGCTCAACATGGATTTTATGTAACTATTACTATAGGTCGTCCaccacaaaatataaaacttttaattgataCTGGAAGTGCTAATTTCGCAGTAGCTGTCACTCCACCTCTGAAAAGCGGCAGCAATAATTTCTTTCGTTACTCTAACTCGAACACTTTTGTGAAAACAAGCTCTCATATAGCAATTCAATATGTTCAGGGTAATTGGAGTGGCTTTTTAGCCACCGATATAGTATATGTTGAAAAGAATCGCTACGTTAGGTGTGCCATAGCCTGTATGTCGGATGTGCATAATGTTTTCGACATCAATTCAATGTTCAGTGGCATATTGGGATTGGCCTATCCAGCTGTAGCTAAACCCAATTCATCCATCTCCCCATTCTTTGATGCCATCAGGAAGGCTCAAAATATAAACGACGTTTTTTCGATCAGTTTGTGCGGTCCTTCATTCTCGGACAGTCGCGGCTCGGATGGAAAATTGCACTTCGGGTTTATTTCTGCCAGGTACTATTCTGGCAAGATAATGTATTCTCCGATCACGAGAGAGCGTCTTTACGAAATAACTTTGACAACGCTGAGAGTGGGATCGAAAGAAATAGCCGTGAATTGTGAGGAATTAAATGATCCCAGATCGTCTGTGGATACGGGAACGACCCAACTACTCGTATCCAGTTTGGTGTATAATGAAatcatatctaaaataaaattacacgtTAGTGAAGAAGAGAGTCAGTCGGGCGTCGTGGGAAATGTCAGTAAATTCTGGCTCAATGATACAGCAGCTTGTGTTCCTaagatgtattttaatatttctctttttcctGACCTATTCATATCTTTTTACCACACTgataacagttattttaatcTTGTTATATCACCTGAACTTTATCTACTTCCTTTTCAAGAGTTTTCCATCGAAAATACTTGTTTCACGCTCGGCATCGGCGTATCCGACGTTGGAACGATCGTCGGTTCCACTCTTTTGAAAGGGTATTACGTCGTTTTCGATCGAGCCAACAAGAGAATAGGCTTTGCTAACTCTAGTTTCTGTCTAAAAGAGATGAGCTTTGTTACGATGCCCAGTTTTTTAGACAGCGCCAACTTCTCGAATTGCAAATGTGTTGAGAACAATGTTCAGAATGATTCTATTACTGCTGGAACCATTATATtattagtgtttattttaatactggCAGTTTTGTTGTTATACAGGATAATTGTATGGGTTCAAGCTATTAGGTTTCAGTATTCTAATAATCACTTAGACACTAGCAACTTAGTTGAGGAAGATGataaactataa